A window of the Podospora bellae-mahoneyi strain CBS 112042 chromosome 6, whole genome shotgun sequence genome harbors these coding sequences:
- a CDS encoding hypothetical protein (COG:E; EggNog:ENOG503NXN5): MSTARVWRPARALVQRRSFSTTPRALDNYAFIGLGRMGYQMARNLQSKLPPGDTIRLYDINRSAAEKLVEEMKTQQAGGAAPEVSTSVSDAAKEADVVISCLPEPQHVRSTYEALLKDIADLPPRPQPRLFIDSSTIDPHTSSTVCQLVEDKLPGQGHFVDAPMSGGVVGATAGTLTFMLGSDKSLVGRLEPILLRMGKRVLHCGPQTAGLAAKLANNLLLGIQNIGTAEAMLLGVKLGLDPKVLADVINASTGKCWASEVNNPVPGVVPTAPASRGYEGGFGIELMLKDMKLAQDAARRIDLQQTMATKALDLYERASKDAECKGRDFSVVYQVFDKTNGQGP; this comes from the exons ATGTCAACGGCAAGAGTATGGCGACCCGCGAGGGCTTTGGTGCAACGTCGGTCCTTTTCCACTACACCGCGGGCACTGGATAACTATGCCTTCATTGGGCTTGGGCGGATG GGATACCAAATGGCACGAAACCTCCAGTCCAAACTTCCACCAGGCGACACCATTCGGCTGTACGATATCAACCGGAGCGCAGCTGAAAAGCTCGTCGAGGAAATGAAGACGCAACAAGCCGGTGGTGCTGCCCCAGAGGTGTCTACCAGCGTCTCAGACGCTGCGAAGGAAGCA GATGTCGTCATCTCTTGTCTTCCCGAGCCACAACATGTCCGATCAACGTATGAGGCGTTGCTGAAGGACATTGCGGATCTCCCACCTCGTCCGCAACCTCGACTCTTCATTGACTCGTCAACGATTGACCCACACACGTCGTCCACAGTATGCCAATTGGTGGAAGACAAGCTCCCTGGGCAGGGTCACTTTGTTGATGCCCCCATGTCAGGCGGGGTTGTCGGCGCCACAGCTGGCACATTGACGTTCATGCTGGGCTCTGACAAGTCGCTGGTCGGCCGCCTTGAGCCCATTTTGCTTCGTATGGGGAAACGAGTGCTTCATTGCGGTCCGCAAACCGCTGGTCTCGCAGCCAAGCTGGCCAACAACCTTTTGCTGGGGATACAGAACATCGGTACGGCGGAGGCTATGCTGTTGGGTGTCAAGCTCGGTCTTGACCCCAAGGTACTGGCAGATGTCATCAATGCTAGCACTGGAAAGTGCTGGGCAAGTGAGGTCAACAATCCTGTACCGGGCGTAGTTCCAACAGCCCCGGCAAGTCGTGGCTACGAAGGCGGGTTTGGCATCGAGCTCATGTTGAAAGATATGAAACTTGCTCAAGATGCTGCCCGGAGGATAGACCTTCAGCAAACCATGGCTACCAAGGCTCTTGATCTGTATGAAAGGGCTTCCAAGGATGCCGAATGCAAGGGTCGAGATTTCTCGGTTGTCTACCAAGTCTTTGACAAGACGAATGGTCAAGGGCCGTGA
- the RDI1 gene encoding rho GDP dissociation inhibitor (EggNog:ENOG503NZGF; COG:T; BUSCO:EOG09264KK7), translated as MSSGNKVTFQENSEEKTDANGRGRALSGAKAPDPGLIRTPSRRLPSPYPHHDALDEQTSPIGSALKRAKNTASAVFCLANANQTHSDEGDESLQRYKASLGLTGGNDLSDPNDPRVCIIQSLTMESPGRPPVVIDLSAPGSVDSLKKTPFKIKEGVTFTMSAQFKVQHEILSGLHYVQVIKRKGITIPGVGKSDEMIGSYAPNTDKQPFYTKKFQEETAPSGMLVRGTYHVASSFVDDDKKTHLKFDWAFEIAKDW; from the exons ATGTCTTCTGGAAATAAAGTCACGTTCCAGGAGAACTCGGAGGAGAAGACAGATGCCAATGGCCGTGGTCGCGCTTTGAGTGGTGCCAAAGCCCCGGACCCGGGCTTGATTCGAACACCCTCCCGCCGTCTTCCGTCTCCATACCCCCATCACGATGCTCTGGATGAGCAGACCAGTCCCATCGGCAGCGCCTTGAAGCGTGCCAAAAACACTGCCTCTGCTGTCTTCTGTCTGGCCAACGCTAACCAAACTCACTCAGACGAGGGCGATGAGTCTCTCCAGCGCTACAAGGCTTCTCTTGGTCTGACTGGCGGAAACGACCTCTCCGACCCCAACGACCCTCGTGTCTGCATCATTCAGTCTCTTACCATGGAGTCTCCTGGTCGTCCCCCGGTTGTCATCGACCTCTCGGCCCCCGGCAGTGTTGACAGCCTCAAGAAGACACCattcaagatcaaggagggcGTCACCTTCACCATGAGCGCCCAGTTCAAGGTTCAGCATGAGATCCTTAGCGGTCTCCATTACGTTCAGGTTATCAAGCGCAAGGGTATTACGATCCCTGGTGTTGGCAAATCTGACGAAATGATT GGCTCTTATGCTCCCAACACCGACAAGCAGCCCTTCTACACAAAGAAGT TCCAAGAAGAGACGGCCCCAAGCGGCATGCTCGTCAGAGGCACATACCATGTTGCCTCTAGCTTtgttgacgacgacaagaagaCCCATCTCAAGTTCGACTGGGCCTTTGAGATTGCTAAGGACTGGTAA
- a CDS encoding hypothetical protein (EggNog:ENOG503NY13; COG:S): MRGCLSVTGRGELMACTTIMSHFRKKQRGRLEGNGVSGLKTMPSSQLGRLQFVDSLGSPRNHGACVWTPPCWFPSRWLQSRANQNLRSTAHSGPSRDSMTSKVVGGPCHQHAKPFPMGPVALLGVLSLRRSRGPGHFSPNLSLSQRERFNRLRLGKSSAAPSTLSTCQSRPVAPSLYAAPKHWTASLFCRLLPRYPGPCSYLGSGLIPTKLVALWTTDFPRRPLRLRAKDFACRALRSHIKLSSQYISLRITNIHKTEAFLEGSSSPRRTLAADKMATHRHLPQRYNQFMIDDVPPHNELVSRRRLGRTRLSPKVAAFTHNDANDPLLDDTFDYAHLRAPLPKGIVSPIWGLNKSSPSSYFLMRRSRDGFVSATGMFKASFPYANLEEEEAERRYIKSQPTTSANETAGNVWIPPQQALDLAVEYKILPWIRALLDPSEIAVNPSSEGPKAPPAFHGLTQYPLPPPTPSRLRRSSRSASPAKTAPPSTRRPIATPRRRRAGSKPPVPGVVESQPADSQATLVNGGGGDEEIFQTTSVSAPVTTVAKVEEVKEGEVKVEAVQQDSDAVLNTTEEPKIKVHVDQDVKVDADGEEVKHTKVDVEVPIFGGKLPSSEEAAKMVAEARAMVEAATKAVDNEAVVEPTKSKRKADDIAEDEDDQDEDAPESRQAKKVKTEAEIRKQKIRRRAFFGVTATVAVGAIGALLPMITPYIANAL, encoded by the exons ATGAGGGGTTGTTTGTCAGTAACAGGGAGAGGGGAGTTGATGGCGTGTACAACCATCATGTCCCACTTCCGGAAGAAACAGCGTGGGAGGCTTGAGGGAAATGGCGTTTCTGGCCTGAAAACGATGCCTTCTTCGCAACTTGGAAGGTTGCAATTCGTTGACAGTCTGGGCTCCCCACGGAACCACGGCGCGTGTGTGTGGACGCCCCCATGTTGGTTCCCCTCACGCTGGCTGCAATCCAGAGCCAATCAAAACCTCCGATCAACGGCCCATTCTGGCCCTTCCCGTGACTCGATGACTTCCAAAGTGGTAGGTGGTCCGTGCCATCAACACGCTAAACCCTTCCCCATGGGTCCAGTCGCgctgttgggggtgttgagcttAAGGAGATCCCGGGGCCCCGGCCACTTTTCTCCCAATCTGTCGCTTTCCCAAAGAGAGAGGTTTAACAGATTGCGCCTGGGGAAATCGTCAGCTGCACCGAGCACTTTGTCAACCTGTCAATCCCGTCCTGTCGCACCATCTTTGTATGCTGCGCCGAAGCATTGGACCGCATCTCTTTTCTGCCGTTTATTACCCAGATATCCCGGGCCCTGTAGCTACCTAGGCTCTGGATTGATCCCAACAAAGCTCGTTGCCTTGTGGACGACTGATTTCCCACGAAGGCCCCTGCGGCTGCGCGCAAAAGATTTCGCTTGTCGCGCACTTCGATCTCACATCAAACTTTCATCCCAATACATCTCGTTGCGAATCACGAACATACACAAAACAGAAGCATTTCTGGAGGGCTCAAGCTCCCCAAGACGCACACTCGCAGCAGACAAAATGGCCACACACCGTCACCTGCCTCAGCGCTACAATCAGTTCATGATTGATGATGTCCCACCTC ATAACGAACTGGTTTCCCGTCGCCGGCTAGGCCGGACAAGATTGTCCCCAAAGGTGGCTGCGTTCACCCATAACGACGCCAACGATCCCCTTCTCGATGACACGTTCGATTACGCGCATCTGCGCGCCCCACTTCCCAAGGGGATCGTATCGCCAATCTGGGGGCTCAACAAGTCATCTCCGAGCAGCTACTTTCTCATGCGCCGCAGTCGCGATGGCTTTGTGTCTGCCACCGGGATGTTCAAGGCGAGCTTTCCGTATGCGAACctagaagaggaggaggcagagcgCAGATACATCAAATCGCAGCCGACTACGAGTGCCAACGAGACTGCCGGCAATGTGTGGATCCCGCCCCAGCAGGCTCTTGATCTTGCGGTTGAGTACAAGATTCTTCCGTGGATTCGCGCACTCCTGGATCCGTCGGAAATTGCCGTCAACCCGTCGTCTGAGGGGCCAAAAGCCCCGCCCGCCTTCCATGGACTCACCCAAtatcctcttccacccccgaCTCCCTCCCGCTTGCGTCGCAGCAGTCGCTCGGCCAGCCCGGCGAAGACGGCGCCACCCTCCACCAGGCGCCCTATTGCGACCcccaggagaagaagggctgGATCGAAGCCCCCTGTCCCTGGTGTAGTTGAATCCCAGCCTGCCGACTCCCAGGCAACTCTTGTgaacggtggtggcggcgatgaggagATATTCCAGACCACCAGTGTTTCTGCCCCAGTTACAACCGTggccaaggttgaggaggtcaaggagggtgaggtgaagGTTGAGGCTGTCCAGCAAGACTCCGACGCTGTCCTGAATACGACCGAGGAGCCCAAGATCAAGGTTCATGTTGATCAGGATGTGAAGGTGGATGCCGATGGCGAAGAGGTCAAGCACACCAAGGTTGACGTCGAGGTTCCCATTTTCGGTGGCAAGCTTCCCTCTtcggaggaggctgccaagaTGGTCGCTGAGGCCCGGGCTATGGTGGAGGCTGCCACCAAAGCGGTTGATAACGAGGCTGTTGTCGAGCCTACCAAGTCGAAGCGCAAGGCCGACGACATCgctgaggatgaagatgaccaGGACGAAGACGCTCCAGAGTCTCGTCAAGCGAAGAAGGTCAAGACCGAGGCGGAAATTAGAAAGCAGAAGATCCGCAGAAGGGCCTTCTTCGGTGTCACAGCCACAGTTGCCGTGGGTGCTATTGG TGCTCTTCTTCCAATGATCACCCCTTATATTGCCAATGCTCTATAG